The genomic DNA AATGAATTATCCTATGAAAAATGGAAAAGAACTATTGATATTAATTTGTCTGGGGTATTCCTTTCTAATAAATATTCGATTGAACAATTCCTTAAACAAGGTACAGGTGGTGTCATCGTTAACGCTGGTTCGATTCATAGTTTTGTTTCATTACCTACCCCAACAGCATACTCCTCTGCAAAAGGTGGTGTGAAACTATTAACTCAAAATTTATGTACTGCCTACGCTAAATATGGAATACGTATTAATGCGGTGTGCCCCGGTTATATTGACACCCCTTTACTTGGTAGTGTTAATCCTGAACAGAAAGAATATTTAGCTTCACTTCATCCACAAGGCAGACTTGGAACACCAGAAGAAGTCGCTAAAGCTGTCTTATTTTTAGCAAGTGATGATGCTAGTTTTGTTAACGGTACAACACTTCTTGTTGATGGAGGCTATACTGCATGTTAATTTAAAAATTTTGAAGCCCCCTAAGAAATATATAGTCTTCAATAAAAAAAGCGCCATCACAAGTGACGGCGCTTTTCTATATAAGAGCAACTAGAAGGTATCCTTCTAGCCTACTCCCATTTATAAGTCCAAAACTGTTCAAGTTGCAGCCATTTTAATGTTGCTGCATCTTTGTTTTTTATTTTTGCATGCGTGTCTTCAAGCATTGCTTCTGTTTGTGAACGGTGCGCACCTAATGCAGTTAATTTATGATCAAATACTTCACTAATGTTATTTACAACATCCGGTTCTCCTAATACTGCTTCACGATTTTTCGTAATCGCAACAGCATGAATAACTGGGCGCTCTTCTTTTGGCATACGTGATACAGCGCGAACGACAGCGCGGCCAAATGCATTATGATCTGGATGTACACCGTGCTCTGGATAAAATGTAATAATTCGAGATGGATTTATTTCTTGAATGATTGCTTCAATTTTGTCAGCAACGAAATCAACATCTTCAAATTCTAACGTTTTATCATGGAAGCCAAGCATTCTTAAATCTTTAATACCCATCGCTTCACAAGCATCTTTCAATTCTTTCTTACGGATATGTGGAATCGTTTCACGGTTAGCGAATACGTTCTTACCCATGTTACGTCCCATTTGTCCTAGAGTACCACATGCATATGTTACAGGTACTCCTTGATCTGTTAATAAGCGAATTGTTCCTCCCGCAGCATATGCTTCATCATCTGGATGCGGAAATACAACAAGTACATGTCTCTCCATAAGTTTCCCTCCTTCTTACTTAAATGGTGTTAAGCTTAACTCAAGTGCAACTGCTAGACGACCTAAATTATCATGTCCAGCTAATAATAAACGCTCTTGATCGTCTACTTCCCAGTGCGTAATACCTTCAGCATATACCCAACCGTGATCCATTTTCAGACCAACTCGGTATGGATTTGTTCCAGTTATCTTCCCGCGTTCAAAACGGATAATCGCATTTCGAATGAAAGCACCAACTGTCATCATCTTTTCATTTATGTGTGATGCATACGCTCCGTTTGTCGTTTCTAAATGAATATATACATCTTTATTTACAAAACGTTCAATTTCATTTTGAATAAGAGAACTATCTTTTACTATTTCCATCGGAATTCACCTCTTTAAACCATTTTACGCAAAAATAATGTAAATTGCTATCTCTATATTAGAGGACAACGCTCACTTTTCCTAATAATTTGCACTGTGTTTTTTATATTTTTTATATGATATGTAAAAAATACATTTTTCCTTCACTTTGTTAAATAGTTTTCTTTCTTTTTTGAATTTGCTACAATATATTTTATCCCGTATTATTGCAGCGAGATACATTTCGACAATTGAATACATAATTTAAAGAAGGTGACATGATTGGAACAGTCAGCACATGAAGTAGCAAATTGGCAATATTATTTTGCAATTGCCGTATTTTTAATCACGTACGGATTTATTATTTCTGAGAAATTGAATCGTGCTGTAATCGCACTATTCGGTGCTGCTATTATGATTATTTTTGGAGTTGTAGATTTACATACTGCTTTCACATCACATATTCAATGGGAAACGATTACCCTTTTAATTGGGATGATGATTCTCGTACATATTACGAGTCAATCAGGCGTCTTTGAATTTGTGGCCATTAAAGCGGCAAAAGCAGCTGGCGGAAAACCGATTCGCATTTTATTATTACTATCCCTATTAACTGCTGTCGGATCAGCATTTTTGGACAATGTAACGACTGTTTTATTAATCGTTCCTGTTACATTATCCATTACACGTATTTTAAAAGTAAATCCTGTGCCTTATTTGATTTCAGAAGTGCTGTTTTCAAATATAGGCGGAACAGCAACATTAATCGGTGATCCACCTAATATTATGATTGGATCAGCAAACAAGCATTTAGACTTTAACGCCTTTTTACTTAACTTAGCTCCAATCGTAATTATTATTTCTATCGTGACACTTGGCATTATTTACTTCATGTATCGTAACAAACTAAAAACAACACCTGAACAAATCGAAAAACTAATGGCATTAAACGAAAAAGATTACATTAAAGATCAAAGCCTCCTTTTAAAATCTATTTCGATTTTAGGACTAACAATTTTAGGCTTCGTACTTCATTCGATTATTCATGTAGACGCTGCTGTTATCGCGATGACAGGCGCTACACTTCTTATGTTAATCGGCGTGAAAGAACATGATATTGAAGATGTATTTGCCCACGTTGAATGGGTTACCATTTTCTTCTTCGCCGGATTATTTGTTCTCGTTGGCGGGTTAATTGATATCGGACTTATCTCTTCACTTGCAAGAGAAGTAATCGATGTAACAAACGGTGACATCGGATTCGCAGCTATACTTATTTTATGGGTATCTGGCATCGCATCTGCGACAATCGACAACATCCCATTTGTCGCAACGATGATTCCTCTTATTCAAGACTTAGCTACAGGACTCGGACTATCTGTCGATTCTCCGCAAATCGAAGTACTATGGTGGGCGTTATCTCTTGGAGCTTGCTTAGGAGGAAATGGAACACTAATCGGAGCATCTGCAAACGTAGTCGTTGCTGGTATTGCAAAACGTGAAGGACATGGCTTCTCTTATATGGACTTCTTAAAAATTGGTTTACCATTAACTATTGTTGCACTCTTGTTATCACATGCTTATATATATTTACGTTATTTAATGTAAAAGTTGTATTGCATGAAATTATATCGTCAAATACAAAAGGTTTGCAGCATCCGTGCTGCAAACCTTTTTTCATCACCAAAATATACCGATAATTGCTAAACCACCTAAAATCATACCACCAATTTGTCCGACAATTGTTGGTGATAATTGAACACCTTTTCTCACTTCAACAACTGGTCTTTCGTGCCTTAGTTGCTGCACTTCGCTTTGCAGTTGGTGCACACTTCCGTGTAACTCTTTAATAAGTTCTTTTAATTCGGCGACCTCTTCATTTACTGGTTTTGCCTTTTCTAAATTCATTTTGCATGACTCCTTATAAATTCAATCAACACACTGTAAATTTTCGCCAATTACCATTATATCTCCTGCATACTACATATATAATTTCGAATGTACTTTCTAACCTTGCAGCTCTATCCATTCATCCCGCAATATCCCCATAATCATACGGTCAAAACACTTCCCATCTCTTTGAACCGCTTCTCTCATACAGCCTTCCATCTGAAAACCCATCTTTTTATACAATGCAATGGCAAGTTTATTATACGAAATAACATCAAGACCGATGCGGTGTAAATTCAATTCATAGAAAGCATACTTTAGAATAAGATGTATTGCTTCTTTCCCATATCCCTTTCCTCTATCATTCGCATCTCCTATACCAATAGCTAATAAACCTGTTCCGTTATTCCACTCTATACCATGAATCGCCACAAAACCAATTAAGCGATCTTCTTGAACTGTCCTTACCATGAAAGAAACACTATTCGATCTCCGTCCTTTTAATAGCCCATCACTTGCTATTTCATTTAAAGATTGCGGGAATGCTACATCTGTATCTACATTTCTTAAATACTCACTATCCTCTTGCCACATAGCCATCAATTCAACATCTTTTTCTCTCATAACTGATAATTTAATCGTTTTATTTCGAAAAAGATTCATTGTCATTTCAAAATCCCCCTTTATTACATAATGGGGATAATTGTTTCAGCCCATTTATCCCCTAGTTCCATAAACTGCT from Bacillus cereus G9842 includes the following:
- a CDS encoding GNAT family N-acetyltransferase gives rise to the protein MTMNLFRNKTIKLSVMREKDVELMAMWQEDSEYLRNVDTDVAFPQSLNEIASDGLLKGRRSNSVSFMVRTVQEDRLIGFVAIHGIEWNNGTGLLAIGIGDANDRGKGYGKEAIHLILKYAFYELNLHRIGLDVISYNKLAIALYKKMGFQMEGCMREAVQRDGKCFDRMIMGILRDEWIELQG
- a CDS encoding SDR family NAD(P)-dependent oxidoreductase, whose protein sequence is MKLKDKVAIITGGASGIGESTVRLFIEEGAKVVIADFSERGKELSDELNAHGYNTLFIKTDVTKEADIKQLIHETVSTYGKLDIMYANAGVADDAPANELSYEKWKRTIDINLSGVFLSNKYSIEQFLKQGTGGVIVNAGSIHSFVSLPTPTAYSSAKGGVKLLTQNLCTAYAKYGIRINAVCPGYIDTPLLGSVNPEQKEYLASLHPQGRLGTPEEVAKAVLFLASDDASFVNGTTLLVDGGYTAC
- a CDS encoding YojF family protein, giving the protein MEIVKDSSLIQNEIERFVNKDVYIHLETTNGAYASHINEKMMTVGAFIRNAIIRFERGKITGTNPYRVGLKMDHGWVYAEGITHWEVDDQERLLLAGHDNLGRLAVALELSLTPFK
- a CDS encoding ArsB/NhaD family transporter; the encoded protein is MEQSAHEVANWQYYFAIAVFLITYGFIISEKLNRAVIALFGAAIMIIFGVVDLHTAFTSHIQWETITLLIGMMILVHITSQSGVFEFVAIKAAKAAGGKPIRILLLLSLLTAVGSAFLDNVTTVLLIVPVTLSITRILKVNPVPYLISEVLFSNIGGTATLIGDPPNIMIGSANKHLDFNAFLLNLAPIVIIISIVTLGIIYFMYRNKLKTTPEQIEKLMALNEKDYIKDQSLLLKSISILGLTILGFVLHSIIHVDAAVIAMTGATLLMLIGVKEHDIEDVFAHVEWVTIFFFAGLFVLVGGLIDIGLISSLAREVIDVTNGDIGFAAILILWVSGIASATIDNIPFVATMIPLIQDLATGLGLSVDSPQIEVLWWALSLGACLGGNGTLIGASANVVVAGIAKREGHGFSYMDFLKIGLPLTIVALLLSHAYIYLRYLM
- the bshB2 gene encoding bacillithiol biosynthesis deacetylase BshB2: MERHVLVVFPHPDDEAYAAGGTIRLLTDQGVPVTYACGTLGQMGRNMGKNVFANRETIPHIRKKELKDACEAMGIKDLRMLGFHDKTLEFEDVDFVADKIEAIIQEINPSRIITFYPEHGVHPDHNAFGRAVVRAVSRMPKEERPVIHAVAITKNREAVLGEPDVVNNISEVFDHKLTALGAHRSQTEAMLEDTHAKIKNKDAATLKWLQLEQFWTYKWE